AATGGCCGAGCCTCATCGTAGCGGTAGCCGCGCAGAGGCAGGACTCGCACACCGGTACCCTGCAGCTCGCGCCGGGGCGGAACCGCCCTGGGGCACCAGTCGGGTGGCAGAATGCCTTCCTTGAGGTGGAAACGGCGCATCAGTGCCCAGCCTTCGGGAAAGGGGACTCAGGAGGAAGAGGGCAGATGGCGGGAGAGCACACACTGAGTCCGCTGGGACATCTCGGATCACGCCGGAGAGTTTGCATTGAATCCATCACGGCACACTTTCGTCTGTCCGGCGGGACACGTGGAGTCTGGAATCCGATTGGCTGGGTGCTTGAAACACCCGGTCAGCGAAACCGGGTGTCCCTGGAGAGGTTCAGGCACCACCCTGGGGCAAACTTTCCCGCAGAGTGTGCAATTCGTTCAGGAATCCTTCGGCATCCTGGAAACGCCGGTAGACACTGGCGAAGCGGATGTAGGCCACCTCATCGAAGGCCAGCAGGCGATCCAGCACGATGCGCCCCAGGCGCTGGCTCTCGATCTCGCCGCTTGCCGCGGCGCCGGCCTGTACCACCCGCTCGACCGAATCGATCAGCTCGTCCACCTGGGCCTCGCCATAGCCGCGCTTGTGCAGCGCCTGCAGAATGCCACGCCGCAACTTGGCCCGGCTGTAGACTTCGCGGCGTCCATCCGACTTGATGACCGTGAGCTGCGCACCCTCCACATATTCGTAGGTGGTGAAGCGGGCCTGGCAGACACTGCACTCGCGCCGACGCCGGATGGCGCTGTGATCGCCCAGCGGTCGGCTGTCGATCACGGTGTCCTTGTTCTGGCCGCAGGATGGGCATTTCATTCACTCACCTCCGCGCCGACGCTTCGGCGCGACCTCAGTTTTCGCGATACAGGGGAAAGGCCCGGGCCAGTTCGCGCACGTCAGCGAGCACGGCGGCCAGGGTCCCGGGGTCCTTCGCGCCTTTCAGCGCCCGGTCGATGAAACCGGCGATGGTGCGCATGGCGTCGGCATCCATGCCACGGGTCGAGAGGGCCGCGGTACCGATGCGGATGCCGCTGGTGATCATCGGGCTGCGGCTGTCGAAGGGCACCATGTTCTTGTTGACCGTGATACCTGCCGCCTCGAGCGCGTTCTCGGCGGCCTTGCCGCTGAGCCCGTCGCTGCCCAGATCCACCAGCAGCAGGTGGTTGTCGGTGCCCCCACTGACCAGGCGGTAGCCTTTCTCGACCAGGCTCTGGCCCAGCACGCGGGCATTTTCCTTGACCCGACGGATGTAGACCTTGAACTCGGGTTGCAGACATTCGCCCAGCGCCACGGCCTTGGCCGCGATCACGTGCATCAGCGGTCCGCCCTGGATGCCGGGCATGACCACTCCATCGATGATTTCGCTCTGCTGCATCATCCGGCCACTCTTGGCGGCCACCTTGCCGTGCACGTTGTCGCCATCCTTGCCCATCAGAATCATGCCGCCACGGGGGCCGCGCAGGGTCTTGTGAGTCGTGGTGGCCACCACGTGGGCATGGGGCAGCGGACTGGGATGCTCGTCGGCGGCCACCAGGCCCGCGATGTGCGCCATGTCCACGAACAACCAGGCACCGATCTCGTCGGCAATGGCCCGGAAGCGCGCGAAATCGATCTCGCGCGGGTAGGCCGAAGCACCCGCCACGATGAGTCTGGGTCGGTGTTCCTTCGCGGCGGCTTCCACCGTATCGAAATCGATGCGCCCGGTCCCGGCGTTCACGCCATAGGAGACGAAGTTGTAGAGCTTGCCCGAGAAGTTGACCGGGCTGCCGTGGGTCAGGTGACCGCCGTGGGCCAGATTCATGCCCAGCACGGTATCACCGGGCTGGATGTAGCTCATGTAGACCGCCATGTTCGCCTGGCTGCCCGAGTGCGGCTGCACGTTGGCGTACTCGCACTGGAAGAGCTGGCAGGCGCGCTCGCGGGCCAGGTTCTCGACCTCGTCCACATGTTCGCAACCGCCGTAATAACGTTTGCCCGGATAGCCTTCGGCATACTTGTTGGTCATCACACCGCCCTGGGCCTGCATCACGGCCCGGGAAGTGAAGTTCTCGCTGGCGATCATTTCCAGGCGTTCTTCCTGGCGGGCCAGCTCCTGATTGATGATGCGCGCCACATCGGGATCGCGCCGGGTCAGTTCGTCCATGGGGCCTTTCCTGGTCTCCGGGCCGCTCAGCAGCCGGTGAGTCCGTGCAGTTTTTCCAGTCGGCGGGTGTGACGGCCGCCCTCGAAGGATGTGTCCAGCCAGGTCGCCAGAATGCGCAGGTTCTCTTCCACGCTGCGCATGCGTCCCGCGAGAGCCAGGCAGTTGGAGTCGTTGTGCAGACGGCTCAGCCGGGCCGATTCCACTTCAAGACACAGGGCACAGCGCACACCCTTGAGCTTGTTGGCACAGATCGAGGCGCCAATGCCGGAACCGCAGAGCACGACGGCCAAGTGGACTTCGCCATGCGACAGCGCCCGCGCGCAGGGCACGATGCTGTCGGGGTAATCCATGGCCACGGGTTCGTGGGCCCCGAAATCACGGACCTGGAATCCACGATCCATCAGGGCCTGGATCACCGCCAGTCGGGCTTCGTGGGCGGCGTGGTCGGCGGCCACTCCGATCACGGGAGTCAGGGAGTCGAGGCTCATTCCAGCAACCAGCCGTAGCAAGGGTGCCCGTCCAGAGTCTTGCCCTGGTTGAGGAAACGGTCGCCCTTGGTGGGCAGCACCGGCTCGAGTGCATCACGCCGGTTGCGGGCCTGAGCCTTGGCCCCGGGGTCGGTGACCTGGCTGTAGTAGTTGGCGGCCAGTTCGTAGGCCAGCTTGTCATAGAACTTGAGCGGTCCGTCGGAGCACTCGTCCACGCTGGCTTCGGCCACCTGGGCCAGCAGGATCAGGCCCTTGCCGCCGGGAGCCTTGGCCCGGGCCTTGCTGCCCCAGCTGCGCGCGACCTTGAGCTGGCGCAGTTCGAGATACAGATTGCCGATGCGGACCATCGTGTCCTCGTCGCCTCCCTTGAGCGTGTCCAGGGTCTTGAGCGCGGAGATGGCGCCGTTGATGTCATCCAGTTCGATCAGGCAGTCGGCCAGACTCTTGAAGACCTGCTCGTTCTCGGGCTGCTCCTGGCTGAGGCCTTCCAGCAGGACGCGTGCCTTCTGGTAGGTCTCGGTGCTGGCGAAATCCACATAGGCCCGGGCCAGTTCCAGCCGGGCGCGAGTATTGGTGGGGTCTGCGGCGACCTGCTCCTCGAGTGAGACGATGATGTCACCCGTGCTGAAGTTGCGCTTGGTGATCCGGGTCTTCTCTTCCAGATAGGATGTCTCGTCGGGATTGAGCGCGATCAGGGTGTCCAGCACGTCCAGCACGGCCTTCCAGTCCTCGGCCTCTCCGCTGTCCGAGGCCTTGGCCGCGAGCATGGTCTTGATCGACTTCCACGAGTTCTCGTCGTCGGGCTTC
This sequence is a window from Candidatus Delongbacteria bacterium. Protein-coding genes within it:
- a CDS encoding RpiB/LacA/LacB family sugar-phosphate isomerase, whose amino-acid sequence is MSLDSLTPVIGVAADHAAHEARLAVIQALMDRGFQVRDFGAHEPVAMDYPDSIVPCARALSHGEVHLAVVLCGSGIGASICANKLKGVRCALCLEVESARLSRLHNDSNCLALAGRMRSVEENLRILATWLDTSFEGGRHTRRLEKLHGLTGC
- a CDS encoding serine hydroxymethyltransferase, producing the protein MDELTRRDPDVARIINQELARQEERLEMIASENFTSRAVMQAQGGVMTNKYAEGYPGKRYYGGCEHVDEVENLARERACQLFQCEYANVQPHSGSQANMAVYMSYIQPGDTVLGMNLAHGGHLTHGSPVNFSGKLYNFVSYGVNAGTGRIDFDTVEAAAKEHRPRLIVAGASAYPREIDFARFRAIADEIGAWLFVDMAHIAGLVAADEHPSPLPHAHVVATTTHKTLRGPRGGMILMGKDGDNVHGKVAAKSGRMMQQSEIIDGVVMPGIQGGPLMHVIAAKAVALGECLQPEFKVYIRRVKENARVLGQSLVEKGYRLVSGGTDNHLLLVDLGSDGLSGKAAENALEAAGITVNKNMVPFDSRSPMITSGIRIGTAALSTRGMDADAMRTIAGFIDRALKGAKDPGTLAAVLADVRELARAFPLYREN
- a CDS encoding tetratricopeptide repeat protein, with amino-acid sequence MNKVFLSLALAFLLAACNSAYQTPVDTEPTKKELNAAEKAAREQERDMALSFATEYKKQGAYRDAANNYTKVFSLDQDLEKAAHLKYWSLCYSQLSMPDSALLVMELAVSKRPEEHYERVSLARLYENANMDAKALAEYREAVKLKPDDENSWKSIKTMLAAKASDSGEAEDWKAVLDVLDTLIALNPDETSYLEEKTRITKRNFSTGDIIVSLEEQVAADPTNTRARLELARAYVDFASTETYQKARVLLEGLSQEQPENEQVFKSLADCLIELDDINGAISALKTLDTLKGGDEDTMVRIGNLYLELRQLKVARSWGSKARAKAPGGKGLILLAQVAEASVDECSDGPLKFYDKLAYELAANYYSQVTDPGAKAQARNRRDALEPVLPTKGDRFLNQGKTLDGHPCYGWLLE
- the nrdR gene encoding transcriptional repressor NrdR; the protein is MKCPSCGQNKDTVIDSRPLGDHSAIRRRRECSVCQARFTTYEYVEGAQLTVIKSDGRREVYSRAKLRRGILQALHKRGYGEAQVDELIDSVERVVQAGAAASGEIESQRLGRIVLDRLLAFDEVAYIRFASVYRRFQDAEGFLNELHTLRESLPQGGA